A single window of Ctenopharyngodon idella isolate HZGC_01 chromosome 24, HZGC01, whole genome shotgun sequence DNA harbors:
- the LOC127506869 gene encoding histone H2A, with protein sequence MSGRGKTGGKARAKAKTRSSRAGLQFPVGRVHRLLRKGNYAERVGAGAPVYLAAVLEYLTAEILELAGNAARDNKKTRIIPRHLQLAVRNDEELNKLLGGVTIAQGGVLPNIQAVLLPKKTEKPAKSK encoded by the coding sequence ATGAGCGGAAGAGGCAAAACCGGAGGCAAAGCAAGAGCGAAAGCCAAGACTCGCTCATCCAGAGCAGGACTGCAGTTCCCCGTCGGCCGTGTTCACAGGCTTCTCCGCAAAGGCAACTATGCAGAGCGCGTCGGTGCTGGTGCTCCTGTTTATCTGGCGGCTGTGCTCGAGTATCTTACCGCTGAGATCCTGGAGTTGGCTGGAAATGCCGCTCGGGACAACAAGAAGACCCGCATCATCCCCCGTCATCTGCAGCTGGCGGTGCGCAACGACGAAGAGCTGAACAAACTTCTGGGCGGAGTGACCATCGCTCAGGGCGGTGTGCTGCCCAACATCCAGGCTGTGCTGCTGCCCAAGAAGACCGAGAAACCCGCCAAATCCAAATAA
- the LOC127506883 gene encoding histone H2B isoform X1 has product MPEPAKSAPKKGSKKAVTKTAGKGGKKRKRSRKESYAIYVYKVLKQVHPDTGISSKAMGIMNSFVNDIFERIAGESSRLAHYNKRSTITSREIQTAVRLLLPGELAKHAVSEGTKAVTKYTSSK; this is encoded by the coding sequence ATGCCTGAACCAGCAAAGTCCGCGCCTAAGAAGGGCTCCAAGAAGGCCGTCACGAAGACCGCCGGTAAGGGAGGAAAGAAGCGCAAGAGGTCCAGGAAGGAGAGTTACGCTATCTACGTCTACAAAGTCCTGAAGCAGGTTCATCCTGACACCGGCATCTCTTCCAAGGCGATGGGCATCATGAACTCTTTCGTTAACGACATCTTCGAGCGCATCGCCGGTGAGTCGTCTCGTCTCGCTCACTACAACAAGCGCTCCACCATCACTTCTAGAGAGATCCAGACCGCCGTGCGTCTGCTGCTGCCCGGAGAGCTGGCCAAACACGCCGTGTCCGAGGGCACCAAGGCAGTGACCAAATACACCAGCTCCAAGTAG
- the LOC127506889 gene encoding histone H2B, with protein MPEPAKSAPKKGSKKAVTKTAGKGGKKRKRSRKESYAIYVYKVLKQVHPDTGISSKAMGIMNSFVNDIFERIAGESSRLAHYNKRSTITSREIQTAVRLLLPGELAKHAVSEGTKAVTKYTSSK; from the coding sequence ATGCCTGAACCAGCAAAGTCCGCGCCTAAGAAGGGCTCCAAGAAGGCCGTCACCAAGACCGCCGGTAAGGGAGGAAAGAAGCGCAAGAGGTCCAGGAAGGAGAGTTATGCTATCTACGTCTACAAAGTCCTGAAGCAGGTTCATCCTGACACCGGTATCTCTTCCAAGGCGATGGGCATCATGAACTCTTTCGTCAACGACATCTTCGAGCGCATCGCCGGTGAGTCGTCTCGTCTCGCTCACTACAACAAGCGCTCCACCATCACTTCTAGAGAGATCCAGACCGCCGTGCGTCTGCTGCTGCCCGGAGAGCTGGCCAAACACGCCGTGTCCGAGGGTACCAAGGCAGTGACCAAGTACACCAGCTCCAAGTGA
- the LOC127506854 gene encoding histone H3-like — translation MARTKQTARKSTGGKAPRKQLATKAARKSAPATGGVKKPHRYRPGTVALREIRRYQKSTELLIRKLPFQRLVREIAQDFKTDLRFQSSAVMALQESSEAYLVGLFEDTNLCAIHAKRVTIMPKDIQLARRIRGERA, via the coding sequence ATGGCAAGAACCAAGCAGACCGCTCGTAAATCCACCGGTGGTAAAGCCCCGAGGAAGCAGCTCGCTACAAAAGCCGCCCGTAAGAGCGCTCCGGCCACCGGCGGCGTCAAGAAGCCCCATCGTTACAGGCCCGGGACCGTGGCTCTCCGAGAGATCCGCCGTTATCAGAAGTCCACCGAGCTGCTGATCCGCAAACTGCCCTTCCAGCGGCTGGTGAGAGAAATCGCTCAGGACTTCAAGACAGATCTGCGCTTCCAGAGCTCCGCTGTCATGGCCCTGCAGGAGTCCAGCGAGGCTTATTTGGTCGGTCTGTTTGAGGACACCAACCTGTGCGCCATCCACGCCAAGAGGGTCACCATCATGCCCAAAGACATTCAGCTGGCCCGCCGCATCCGCGGAGAGCGCGCCTAA
- the LOC127506879 gene encoding histone H2A, translating to MSGRGKTGGKARAKAKTRSSRAGLQFPVGRVHRLLRKGNYAERVGAGAPVYLAAVLEYLTAEILELAGNAARDNKKTRIIPRHLQLAVRNDEELNKLLGGVTIAQGGVLPNIQAVLLPKKTEKPAKSK from the coding sequence atgagTGGAAGAGGCAAAACTGGAGGTAAAGCAAGAGCAAAAGCCAAGACTCGCTCATCCAGAGCTGGACTGCAGTTCCCCGTCGGCCGTGTCCACAGGCTTCTCCGCAAAGGCAACTACGCCGAGCGCGTCGGTGCTGGTGCTCCTGTTTATCTGGCGGCTGTACTCGAGTATCTTACCGCTGAGATCCTGGAGTTGGCTGGAAATGCCGCTCGGGACAACAAGAAGACCCGCATCATTCCCCGTCATCTGCAGCTGGCGGTGCGCAACGACGAAGAGTTGAACAAACTTCTGGGCGGAGTGACCATCGCTCAGGGCGGCGTGCTGCCCAACATCCAGGCTGTGCTGCTGCCCAAGAAGACCGAGAAACCCGCCAAATCCAAATAA
- the LOC127506817 gene encoding histone H1-like, translating into MAETAPAPAAAAPAKAPKKKSAAKAKKGGPGVGELIVKAVSASKERSGVSLAALKKALAASGYDVEKNNSRVKIAIKSLVTKGALVQVKGTGASGSFKLNKQQAETKKKPAKKAAPKAKKPAAKKPAAAKKPKSAAAKKPAAKKSPKKAKKPAATAAKKATKSPKKAKKPAAAKKPAKSPKKAKAAKPKATKPKTAKPKKAAPKKK; encoded by the coding sequence ATGGCAGAAACCGCTCCAGCACCGGCTGCTGCAGCCCCGGCCAAAGCGCCCAAGAAGAAGTCAGCTGCGAAAGCCAAGAAAGGAGGTCCAGGCGTCGGTGAGCTCATCGTCAAAGCTGTGTCCGCATCCAAGGAGAGGAGTGGCGTGTCCCTCGCCGCTTTGAAGAAAGCTCTCGCTGCCAGCGGCTACGACGTGGAGAAGAACAACTCTCGCGTCAAGATCGCCATCAAGAGCCTGGTGACTAAAGGCGCCCTGGTGCAGGTCAAAGGGACCGGCGCCTCGGGCTCATTCAAGCTCAACAAGCAGCAAGCCGAAACCAAGAAGAAGCCGGCCAAGAAAGCGGCTCCTAAAGCGAAGAAGCCCGCGGCCAAGAAACCCGCTGCTGCCAAGAAGCCCAAGAGCGCAGCGGCAAAGAAGCCCGCCGCAAAGAAATCGCCCAAGAAGGCCAAGAAACCCGCCGCCACAGCCGCTAAGAAGGCGACGAAGAGCCCCAAGAAGGCAAAGAAACCAGCAGCTGCTAAGAAACCAGCCAAGAGCCCCAAAAAGGCCAAGGCGGCTAAACCTAAAGCGACAAAGCCTAAAACCGCCAAGCCTAAAAAGGCAGCGcccaaaaagaaataa